In Terriglobia bacterium, one genomic interval encodes:
- a CDS encoding protein kinase — MSLSGQIGQYEIVEILGSGAMGDVYRATDSKMFGRVVALKILSERLSQNEHACARFKREVEVASSLTHPHIVTIHDRGEHEGRPYFVMEYLEGTDLTQLIKDHGSRTVEQRLEMARQIADALQFAHGHNVVHRDVKPSNIMLTHAGGQEQTKLVDFGIAHVERSSLTRATTQPGTFSYMSPEQLKNDALDHRSDLFSLGIVLYELFTGSHPFDAPSEALITTRILRDEPEPARNRNPEVPAALDSLVLKLLEKEPMQRPQTAAEVTDALRQILRKLQTRGVATDPSEYSNLDDLTRQMVENLLTWARQKEAEGSLDEALKAYEKAHQLAPDSERLKLKLPRLKHRIESDKKLREFLDRARAAIEGGRSGEAREHWRDAWILSPDSEEVAALDREIETAERTTPEDRERKEFVESHIRQVEEALDAGRTDLARGPLVEILKRYPNETLAGLMLDRLMVITASGIPYADYRTALRDAKLALGLGRYAEARAACGLAQEIWRGDEEVLSLEREIGSRVQAEVAALVARIEGLIQASEEPGQDEARALDGVRAALDALAKARDLGADPDWLHAAEEQARRRKNELEERRRTREQEEREREEQRRKIVSSFLLRGRNLNDEAESLRRRGLAEGDRAIEAFQQARTAYSKVLEEDAENVEALDAIRRIDAARSALQKEIDADRTRQREATGLVAAARGALERARAGAEGDEDARRGSLDLVAEGLRAAGQALTLVPESGEALKLRQDLEAVGKTVREEAARREAARREMLGRRTAAIEAAVADGRKLLARMEPLVSGDPDDLAMAEEVGLAAEAAYKKALALDPEHVEATEALKVLTSYIDHARSEARRRREESEHLAREGAERLRAETRRAKIEGARRALAAGDAALGASAEDVRSAVEALEASAVGLRDALREHPADTEAAALEERRGALLSGLRERLRQLEKDEDERKRKDRDAAEASVRKQRAAGVAAAIATAGDSLGQARSLAGKASAEGDRILALLERARASIREASELDRGNGGAARLAESLESFASEVAPAIEKGRRQAALNGVRERIEKARGLAGSGKHKDAVAILSALDRECRPYEWLHDAMPEIQRLKSASEAELGRGRRKLAIAGGAGAVILVAAAAGIALLSRGGGGRTPVVATPPSVAENSHAAERRAETPPFEKAKTSPSPAPRSSDLESRTVTEPGPRTPPPAPPPRGKPATTERRAAVPANPVPAKPPPIQPPTSPPAPPASTLPASPAPSAGNAAGAPSVERVPAAVAGGRFEGGVRLDGKEAEAGCTIELQNITAQKTVRVVTTAGGRFSMDVDLNQRYQVVRLTAADGRTSYVPINRNPRAINVPGAVEWNLSFTKAR, encoded by the coding sequence ATGTCGCTCAGCGGACAGATCGGCCAGTACGAGATCGTCGAAATCCTCGGCTCCGGAGCGATGGGAGACGTCTACAGAGCGACCGACTCGAAGATGTTCGGCCGCGTCGTGGCGCTGAAGATTCTGTCGGAGCGGCTCTCCCAGAACGAGCACGCCTGCGCACGGTTCAAGCGCGAGGTCGAGGTCGCGTCGAGCCTGACGCACCCGCACATCGTGACGATCCACGATCGGGGAGAGCACGAGGGGCGCCCCTATTTCGTCATGGAATACCTCGAGGGCACCGATCTCACCCAGCTGATCAAGGACCACGGAAGTCGCACCGTCGAGCAGCGCCTGGAGATGGCGCGCCAGATCGCCGACGCCCTCCAGTTCGCGCACGGCCACAACGTGGTCCACCGCGACGTGAAGCCCTCGAACATCATGTTGACTCACGCGGGGGGACAGGAGCAGACCAAGCTCGTGGACTTCGGCATCGCCCACGTCGAGCGATCCAGCCTGACCCGCGCCACGACGCAGCCCGGCACCTTCTCCTACATGTCGCCGGAGCAGCTGAAGAACGACGCGCTGGACCACCGGAGCGACCTGTTCTCGCTGGGCATCGTCCTGTACGAGCTGTTCACCGGATCCCACCCGTTCGACGCTCCGAGCGAGGCGCTGATCACGACCCGGATCCTCCGGGACGAGCCGGAGCCGGCGCGCAACCGGAACCCCGAGGTCCCCGCGGCCCTGGACTCCCTGGTCCTGAAGCTCCTCGAGAAGGAGCCGATGCAGCGCCCGCAAACCGCCGCCGAGGTGACCGACGCGCTTCGCCAGATCCTTCGGAAGCTCCAGACCCGCGGGGTCGCGACCGACCCGTCCGAGTACTCGAACCTGGACGACCTGACGCGGCAGATGGTCGAGAACCTGTTGACCTGGGCGCGCCAAAAGGAGGCCGAGGGGTCTCTCGACGAGGCGCTCAAGGCCTACGAGAAGGCGCACCAGCTCGCCCCCGACAGCGAGCGACTCAAGTTGAAGCTGCCGCGCCTCAAGCACCGGATCGAGTCCGACAAGAAGCTCCGCGAGTTCCTGGACCGCGCCCGTGCGGCGATCGAAGGCGGGCGGAGCGGAGAAGCTCGGGAGCACTGGCGCGACGCGTGGATCCTGAGCCCCGATAGCGAAGAGGTGGCGGCTCTCGACCGGGAGATTGAGACCGCGGAGCGAACGACCCCGGAGGACCGCGAGCGGAAGGAATTCGTGGAATCCCACATCCGTCAGGTGGAGGAGGCGCTGGACGCCGGTCGGACCGACCTCGCCCGCGGCCCGCTGGTGGAGATCCTCAAGCGGTATCCGAACGAGACCCTCGCGGGGCTCATGCTCGACCGGCTCATGGTGATCACCGCCAGCGGCATTCCCTATGCCGATTACCGGACGGCGCTCCGGGACGCGAAGCTCGCGCTCGGCCTGGGGCGGTACGCGGAGGCGCGAGCCGCGTGTGGCCTCGCGCAGGAGATCTGGCGGGGGGACGAGGAGGTGCTCTCGCTGGAGCGGGAGATCGGCTCGCGAGTGCAGGCGGAGGTCGCCGCCCTCGTCGCGCGGATCGAGGGTCTCATCCAGGCGTCCGAGGAGCCGGGGCAGGACGAGGCCCGGGCGCTGGACGGCGTGCGCGCCGCGCTGGATGCTCTCGCCAAGGCGAGGGACTTGGGAGCCGACCCCGATTGGCTTCATGCCGCGGAGGAACAGGCTCGTCGGCGAAAGAACGAGCTGGAGGAGCGCCGGCGGACCCGGGAGCAAGAGGAACGTGAGCGGGAGGAGCAGCGCCGCAAGATCGTCTCGAGCTTCCTACTGCGAGGACGGAACCTGAACGACGAAGCGGAATCGCTGCGACGTCGGGGTCTCGCCGAGGGGGACCGGGCGATCGAGGCCTTCCAGCAGGCGCGGACGGCTTACTCGAAGGTCCTCGAGGAGGACGCGGAGAACGTCGAGGCGCTGGACGCGATCCGACGGATCGACGCCGCGCGCTCCGCTCTCCAGAAGGAGATCGACGCCGATCGGACCCGGCAGCGGGAGGCGACGGGGCTCGTCGCGGCGGCGCGGGGCGCGCTGGAACGGGCGCGGGCGGGAGCGGAGGGGGACGAGGACGCTCGGAGAGGAAGTCTCGATCTCGTCGCGGAGGGGCTCCGTGCCGCCGGGCAGGCGCTGACCCTGGTGCCGGAGTCGGGAGAGGCGCTGAAGCTCCGGCAGGATCTCGAGGCCGTCGGCAAGACCGTCCGAGAAGAAGCGGCTCGTCGCGAAGCCGCGCGGAGGGAGATGCTGGGACGGCGAACGGCGGCCATCGAGGCGGCGGTGGCCGACGGGCGGAAGCTCCTGGCGAGAATGGAGCCTCTGGTCTCCGGAGACCCCGACGATCTGGCGATGGCGGAGGAGGTCGGCCTCGCCGCGGAGGCGGCCTACAAGAAGGCGCTCGCGCTCGACCCGGAGCACGTCGAGGCCACCGAGGCGCTGAAGGTGCTCACGAGTTACATCGACCACGCGCGCTCGGAGGCGCGCCGGCGCCGCGAGGAGTCGGAGCACTTGGCCCGGGAGGGGGCGGAGCGCCTTCGTGCCGAAACGCGGCGCGCCAAGATCGAGGGCGCACGCAGGGCTCTGGCCGCGGGAGACGCCGCGCTCGGCGCGTCTGCGGAGGACGTCCGATCCGCCGTCGAGGCTCTCGAGGCGTCGGCGGTAGGGCTCCGGGACGCCCTCCGGGAGCACCCTGCCGACACGGAGGCCGCGGCCCTCGAGGAGCGACGCGGTGCGCTCCTGAGCGGGCTCCGGGAGCGGCTCCGCCAGCTCGAGAAGGACGAAGACGAGAGGAAGCGGAAGGACCGGGACGCCGCGGAGGCCTCCGTACGGAAGCAGCGCGCAGCGGGCGTCGCGGCGGCGATCGCCACGGCCGGCGACAGCCTGGGACAGGCTCGGTCGCTTGCCGGGAAGGCCTCGGCCGAAGGCGACCGGATCCTGGCACTGCTGGAGCGCGCCAGAGCGTCGATCCGCGAGGCGTCGGAGCTGGATCGCGGCAACGGGGGGGCGGCGCGGCTCGCCGAGAGCCTGGAGTCGTTCGCCTCCGAGGTCGCGCCGGCGATCGAAAAGGGGCGGCGCCAGGCGGCGTTGAACGGCGTTCGCGAGAGGATCGAGAAGGCGCGCGGGCTCGCCGGCTCGGGGAAGCACAAGGACGCCGTCGCGATCCTCTCGGCTCTCGATCGCGAATGCCGGCCCTACGAGTGGCTGCACGATGCGATGCCCGAGATCCAGCGCCTGAAGTCGGCGAGCGAGGCCGAGTTGGGCCGTGGCCGCCGCAAGCTCGCGATCGCGGGCGGCGCGGGCGCCGTGATTCTGGTCGCGGCGGCGGCGGGGATCGCGCTCCTGTCCCGCGGCGGTGGCGGGCGGACTCCCGTCGTGGCCACGCCGCCGTCCGTCGCCGAGAATTCTCATGCGGCGGAGCGCCGCGCCGAGACGCCTCCCTTCGAGAAGGCGAAGACGTCGCCCAGCCCCGCGCCCCGGAGCTCGGATCTCGAGTCGCGGACGGTGACCGAGCCCGGACCGCGGACGCCGCCGCCGGCCCCGCCCCCCCGCGGAAAGCCCGCCACGACCGAAAGGCGCGCGGCCGTCCCCGCGAACCCGGTGCCGGCGAAGCCGCCTCCGATCCAGCCTCCGACCTCCCCTCCGGCACCGCCCGCCTCGACCCTTCCGGCGTCGCCCGCGCCTTCGGCGGGGAACGCGGCGGGGGCCCCATCGGTCGAACGGGTCCCGGCGGCCGTGGCCGGCGGTCGATTCGAGGGTGGCGTTCGGCTCGACGGAAAGGAGGCGGAAGCTGGTTGCACGATCGAGTTGCAGAACATCACGGCGCAGAAGACCGTGCGGGTCGTGACCACCGCCGGCGGGCGCTTCTCGATGGACGTGGATCTCAATCAACGGTACCAGGTCGTGCGACTCACGGCGGCCGATGGACGCACGAGCTACGTGCCGATCAACCGCAACCCCAGGGCCATCAACGTCCCTGGAGCGGTGGAGTGGAACCTCAGTTTCACCAAGGCCAGGTGA